In Aspergillus nidulans FGSC A4 chromosome II, a single window of DNA contains:
- a CDS encoding uncharacterized protein (transcript_id=CADANIAT00004543), whose translation MPGKPCLLQSQAGTVGVCGLYGPVMSLMSRDLIQMTCMCVRNRTHKMQGMQYALLLPYLSKAVFHCFRYTDCVYRPMLQPYKCITAFDHFLAHELATQFSTSLPPSGDKNIGAGLA comes from the exons ATGCCTGGCAAGCCATGCCTGCTGCAATCCCAGGCAGGAACAGT AGGCGTCTGTGGGCTATACGGGCCAGTCATGTCGCTGATGAGTCGGGACCTCATACAAATGACTTGCATGTGCGTCCGCAATCGCACGCACAAGATGCAAGGAATGCAGTACGCTTTGCTCCTTCCCTACCTGTCTAAAGCAGTGTTTCACTGCTTCCGTTATACGGATTGTGTATATCGCCCCATGCTTCAGCCGTACAAATGTATCACTGCTTTTGACCATTTCTTGGCACACGAGCTTGCAACACAGTTCTCCACATCTCTGCCTCCATCAGGCGACAAGAATATTGGGGCCGGCCTCGCttga